TCCTACCGACGATACCCTCGCTCATACGGCAATAGCGGTCGAAATCCCTAAAAGAGGGATCAAGATGGCCCATATAGGTCCTGAAAACCAGGTCCGGTATGGAGCCTACCGCCTTGTGAGTCTCAGGGTAGAGCACCAGCGTCCTCTCCATGCTGACGCATAGGTAGTTTCCAAAAAGCTCCAGATATTCGGCGGAGTGACCTAGCCCTAGCCTTTCGTTTATCCGAACAAGGCTGCCCATCCCCCTGTCCGGCAGGCTTTTTCTGTTCTCGATAGTCTTGAAGTACAGATCGTTCTTCATGGCGTCCAGGTAGAACACCTTGAACTGGGGCAGCGACATGATCTCAAAGTTCAGCCTCACAAGAGAGGCTGAGTAAAGGACCGGATCGTCCTCAAGATCGACGTACCCCTCCAATACCCCCTTAAACTGGTCGATACGACGCTCCAGCATTATCAGAGCCATGTTATCCTTCGTCCCAAAATGGTAGGTCACCA
The uncultured Dethiosulfovibrio sp. genome window above contains:
- a CDS encoding TetR/AcrR family transcriptional regulator, with amino-acid sequence MDNKKNVILNRAWRLFLRQGYSETSMRSIAQEAEVSLGLVTYHFGTKDNMALIMLERRIDQFKGVLEGYVDLEDDPVLYSASLVRLNFEIMSLPQFKVFYLDAMKNDLYFKTIENRKSLPDRGMGSLVRINERLGLGHSAEYLELFGNYLCVSMERTLVLYPETHKAVGSIPDLVFRTYMGHLDPSFRDFDRYCRMSEGIVGRIMGENPGLLEVKDLFDDAEDEEG